A window of Enoplosus armatus isolate fEnoArm2 chromosome 3, fEnoArm2.hap1, whole genome shotgun sequence contains these coding sequences:
- the gata2a gene encoding endothelial transcription factor GATA-2a, producing the protein MEVAAADQSRWMAHHHAVLNGQHPDSHHHSLSHNYMEPMAPLLPQDEVDMFLNHLDSQGNPYYTNSRARVTYSQAHARLTGNQVCRPHLIHSPGIPWLDPGKAALSAAHHHNAWAVSHFSKPGLHPTGSGYPCSSSTGAAPVSSLTPASHSSPHLYSFPPTPPKDVSPDPGPTSPTSTSTRMDEKESIKYQVPLTDGMKMESCSPLRSGLASMNGQATHHPIPTYPAYPLHTPHEYSGSLFHPGSLLGGSSSSFTPKCKSKARSSSEGRECVNCGATSTPLWRRDGTGHYLCNACGLYHKMNGQNRPLIKPKRRLSAARRAGTCCANCQTTTTTLWRRNGNGDPVCNACGLYFKLHNVNRPLTMKKEGIQTRNRKMSSKSKRNKRAGDGFDELSKCMQDKASPFGGPHGLHSHMTHMGHLPPFSHSGHMLPTPTPIHPSFGHPHHSNRSPVWAEPH; encoded by the exons ATGGAGGTCGCAGCGGCCGATCAGTCTCGGTGGATGGCGCACCATCACGCAGTGCTCAACGGCCAGCACCCGGACTCCCACCACCACAGTCTGAGCCACAACTACATGGAGCCCATGGCGCCTTTACTGCCCCAGGACGAAGTTGACATGTTTCTGAACCACTTGGACTCTCAAGGGAACCCCTACTACACCAATTCCCGGGCAAGGGTCACATACAGCCAAGCACACG CTCGCCTCACTGGGAACCAGGTTTGCCGACCACACCTCATCCACAGTCCCGGTATTCCCTGGCTGGACCCCGGGAAAGCAGCCCTGTCCGCTGCCCACCACCATAACGCATGGGCGGTCAGCCACTTCAGCAAACCCGGCCTGCACCCCACCGGCTCCGGCTacccctgcagcagcagcaccggcGCCGCTCCGGTGTCGTCGCTCACTCCGGCGTCCCACTCCAGCCCGCACCTCTACAGCTTCCCCCCTACCCCTCCGAAAGACGTGTCCCCGGACCCCGGCCCTACCTCTCCGACCTCCACCTCGACCAGGATGGACGAGAAGGAGTCGATCAAGTACCAGGTGCCGCTGACGGACGGCATGAAAATGGAGAGCTGTAGTCCGCTGCGCAGCGGCCTGGCCTCGATGAACGGCCAGGCCACGCATCATCCCATCCCGACCTACCCGGCCTACCCTCTGCACACACCCCACGAGTACAGCGGCAGCCTCTTCCACCCCGGCAGCCTGCTCGGCGGGTCCTCCTCCAGCTTTACGCCCAAATGCAAAAGCAAAGCCAGGTCGAGCTCAG AGGGCCGTGAATGTGTAAACTGCGGTGCCACCTCAACCCCTCTGTGGCGACGGGATGGTACTGGCCACTACCTGTGCAACGCCTGCGGACTGTACCACAAGATGAACGGCCAGAACCGACCACTTATCAAGCCCAAACGCAGACTG tCCGCTGCAAGACGTGCAGGCACCTGCTGCGCAAACTGccagaccaccaccaccaccctgtgGAGGCGCAACGGGAACGGAGACCCGGTGTGTAACGCCTGCGGCCTTTACTTTAAACTGCACAAT GTCAATAGGCCCCTGACCATGAAGAAAGAAGGCATCCAGACACGCAACCGCAAGATGTCCAGCAAGTCCAAGAGGAACAAGCGAGCAGGGGACGGCTTCGACGAGCTGTCGAAGTGCATGCAGGACAAGGCCTCTCCCTTTGGCGGTCCACACGGCCTCCACAGCCACATGACCCACATGGGTCACCTGCCCCCCTTCAGCCACTCGGGACACATGCTGCCTACTCCCACGCCCATTCACCCTTCTTTCGGTCACCCCCACCACTCCAATCGCTCGCCGGTCTGGGCTGAGCCTCACTGA